The nucleotide sequence TACTATTGACAAATGACCAGTCAAATGAGTATCCCACATGCAGTTGATCCGTCAAATCGAGACCGGCCAAAATACCGGCGGCATCACCGGTCCGGCACATCGCTCCCAAAAGCAGCTTTTCCTGATAAACTACTGATGCTGTGACATCGGCCTGAACAGGAGCCCCATTGGTTACTTTTACAAAGGTGGTCGGTTTCAGATCAAAATTCTCCGAGAGTTTGTACATGCCACCGGCAATGAAGAAATAGTGGCGTTGTTCCTTCGAGATGGTGTAATCTGTAATACCCTGGCTGAAGTTAAAGCTCGACTCGATCAAACGCGGAATAGAAAATCCGGCATAAAAGCGATCCCGGGAATAGTACACACCAAATCCGAAGTTGGGTGACATTTCCCCATTTGCTTTTCCCTGAAATGAGGGGTCTAATTGTTTGTCAAGCTTTAGATTAGCCAGGTCAGTGTACATAGAATTCAATCCCGCTTTCAATCCTAAAGCCAGTTTACTATCCTCTGTCAATTGGAACCGGAACGCATAATCTACATTGATAGAAGTATTATTGGTTGGTCCGATTTTATCATTGATAACAGAGAGTCCCAGGTTTACCTTATCTTCATATACCGGAGCATGAAGGGTTATTGTCTGAGTAACCGGTGCTCCCTTAAAGCCAACCCATTGCGAACGATGCAACATCGTCGCTGTCAATGCATCGCGGCTGCCTGCATAAGCAGGGTTAACCTCTAGTGTATTATACATGTAATGGGTGAACATCGCATCCTGTTGTGAAAATACCGGAAAGATCAAAACGCTCCACAAAAGGACAAATATTATTTGTTTCATAAATATCATAATCTTATTATTTATGACCGGAGAGAAGGCAATTCCCTCCGGTCAGATTTATAATTAGCGATTCAAATAGATGTATCCTTTTTTCACCGGCGATCCGTTTCCAAGATCGAGGATATAGAAGTATGTTCCTACTGGAAGATCCCGACCGCCTACTGCTATCCCAAAATGATTTTCACCATTCCAGGTGTTATCATAGCTTTTCGCTTCAAAGACCTTGTTCCCCCAACGGTTGAAGATCGTCAGTCTGTTGTTCGGATATTTTTCAATTCCAGAGATGACAAAGAGATCATTAAAACCATCAGAGTTGGGAGAAAATCCTTCAGGAATGGAAACATCGACCGGTGCTACCGTGATCGTTACCGTTGCTGTGGAAACATCACCATTAGCGTCCGTGATGGTATAGGTAAATTCAACATCTCCCACAAACTTATCTTTCGGGGTATAGGTAAATGTACCATCAGTGTTAATCACAACCGTACCGAATTGAGGTTCTTCTTTTATCGCCCAAACATTGCCGCCATCAGTACTCGGTGTATCATTGGTCGACAAATTGCCTGTAATTGCAGTTTCTTCAACGGCTGTAAAACGGTCTTCCTCTGCAACCGGCAAATCATTGACGCTGTTCACTGTAATCGAAACCGTTGCCGTTGACTTGTCGCCATTCGCATCGGTAAGCGTGTAAGTGAAGCTGTCAGGGCCATTGTAGTTTGCATCTGGAGTGTAAGTGTAAGTTCCGTTGACATTCACAACCACGGTTCCATGAGCAGGGTTTGTCGCTTTCGCCCAAACATTACCACCGTCACCACTTAAGGTATCATTCACAGAGAGATTTCCATTCAATGCGGTATCTTCATCGGTACTTGCATTATCCGTTATGGCAACCGGCAAATCGTTAACCGGAGTCACTGTTACCGTTACCACCACCGTATGGGTGCCGCCTTTACCATCACTTACTGTTACACTGAAACTGTCCGGTCCATTGTAATTAGCGCTCGGTGTGTAGGTATAAGTACCATCTGCGTTCACAACTACTGTTCCATGGGTTGGGTCGGTCGCTTTACTGAAAGTCAGCGCATCGCCTTCTATGTCTGTCGCGGTTACCGTTCCGTTTTTCGGAGTATCTTCCGGTGTGGTGATTGGGGTTGCAGTTGCTACCGGAGCATCGTTCACCGGAGTAACGGTTACCGTTACTACTACTGTATGGGTACCGCCATTGCCATCACTTACCGTTACACTGAAACTATCCGGGCCATTGTAATTGGCATTCGGGGTGTAGGTATAAGTGCCATCTGCGTTCACTACTACAGTTCCATGGGTCGGGTCGGTCGCTTTACTGAAGGTCAGTGCATCACCGTCAATATCTGTCGCTGTAACCGTTCCATTTTTCGGAGTGTCTTCCGGTGTAGTGATCGGGGTTGCAGTCGCTACCGGAGCATCGTTCACCGGAGTCACGGTGACATCGATCACTACCGTGTGAGTACCACCATTACCATCACTTACCGTTACACTGAAACTATCCGGTCCATTGTAATTGGCATTCGGGGTGTAGGTATAAGTGCCATCTGTGTTTACAACTACAGTTCCATGAGTTGGGTCGGTCGCTTTACTGAAAGTCAGCGCATCGCCGTCGATATCTGTCGCGGTAACTGCTCCGTTTTTCG is from Parabacteroides sp. FAFU027 and encodes:
- a CDS encoding type IX secretion system membrane protein PorP/SprF, which encodes MKQIIFVLLWSVLIFPVFSQQDAMFTHYMYNTLEVNPAYAGSRDALTATMLHRSQWVGFKGAPVTQTITLHAPVYEDKVNLGLSVINDKIGPTNNTSINVDYAFRFQLTEDSKLALGLKAGLNSMYTDLANLKLDKQLDPSFQGKANGEMSPNFGFGVYYSRDRFYAGFSIPRLIESSFNFSQGITDYTISKEQRHYFFIAGGMYKLSENFDLKPTTFVKVTNGAPVQADVTASVVYQEKLLLGAMCRTGDAAGILAGLDLTDQLHVGYSFDWSFVNSTTRYNYGSHEIMLRYDFVFPGKFKIRSPRYF
- a CDS encoding Ig-like domain-containing protein produces the protein DPTHGTVVVNTDGTYTYTPNANYNGPDSFSVTVSDGNGGTNTVVVDVTVTPINDAPIASATPITTPEDTPKNGTVTATDVDGDALTFSKATDPTHGTVVVNADGTYTYIPNANYNGPDSFSVTVSDGNGGTNTVVVNVTVTPVNDAPVATATPVITLEDTSVNGTVTATDIDGDVLTFSKATDPTHGTIVVNTDGTYTYTPNANYNGPDSFSVTVSDGNGGTNTVVVNVTVTPVNDAPVATATPITTPEDTPKNGTVTATDIDGDALTFSKATDPTHGTVVVNSDGTYTYTPNANYNGPDSFSVTVSDGNGGTNTVVVDVTVTPVNDPPIATATPITTPEDTPINGTVTATDVDGDALTFSKATDPTHGTVVVNTDGTYTYTPNANYNGPDSFSVTVSDGNGGTNTVVVDVTVTPINDAPIASATPITTPEDTPKNGTVTATDVDGDALTFSKATDPTHGTVVVNADGTYTYTPNANYNGPDSFSVMVNDGNGGTHTVVVNVTVTPVNDAPIATATPITTPEDTPKNGAVTATDIDGDALTFSKATDPTHGTVVVNTDGTYTYTPNANYNGPDSFSVTVSDGNGGTHTVVIDVTVTPVNDAPVATATPITTPEDTPKNGTVTATDIDGDALTFSKATDPTHGTVVVNADGTYTYTPNANYNGPDSFSVTVSDGNGGTHTVVVTVTVTPVNDAPVATATPITTPEDTPKNGTVTATDIEGDALTFSKATDPTHGTVVVNADGTYTYTPSANYNGPDSFSVTVSDGKGGTHTVVVTVTVTPVNDLPVAITDNASTDEDTALNGNLSVNDTLSGDGGNVWAKATNPAHGTVVVNVNGTYTYTPDANYNGPDSFTYTLTDANGDKSTATVSITVNSVNDLPVAEEDRFTAVEETAITGNLSTNDTPSTDGGNVWAIKEEPQFGTVVINTDGTFTYTPKDKFVGDVEFTYTITDANGDVSTATVTITVAPVDVSIPEGFSPNSDGFNDLFVISGIEKYPNNRLTIFNRWGNKVFEAKSYDNTWNGENHFGIAVGGRDLPVGTYFYILDLGNGSPVKKGYIYLNR